The genomic stretch CCGTACCCGCCAAATGCTCGGAATGAAAGGTGCGGACGTACAAGGCGCTTCAATCTGGAAGATCCGCCTGCAACTGATGAAACCGATTACATGGATACCCCTGATGTGGGGCGTACTCTGCGGCGCAGCTTCCTCTGGTGATTTTACTTGGTCGATTGAAAACGTATTTCGATCGCTACTTTGTATGCTCATGTCAGGGCCATTACTGACAGGCTATACCCAGACGATTAACGATTATTATGATCGCGAAATTGACGCAATTAACGAGCCATATCGTCCGATTCCCTCAGGAGCAATTTCCCTCAAACAAGTCATTGCGCAGATTTGGATTTTGTGGCTAGCGGGCATTGCTGTAGCGGCAATCCTCGATGTCACCGCAGGTCATGCAGACTTTATCATGACGAAATTAGCGCTTGGTGGTTCATTGGTTGCCTATATCTACTCTGCGCCACCTTTGAAGCTCAAGCAAAATGGTTGGCTCGGAAACTATGCACTCGGAGCAAGCTATATCGCTCTACCTTGGTGGGCTGGTCATGCACTTTATGGGACTCTAAACTGGACTGTGGTAGCCGTTACCCTGTTCTATAGCCTTGCTGGTTTAGGCATCGCAGTCGTCAATGACTTCAAAAGCGTTGAAGGCGATCGCGAATTAGGATTGAAGTCTTTGCCAGTGATGTTTGGTGTGCAGAATGCGGCGTTGATAT from Pseudanabaena sp. BC1403 encodes the following:
- the chlG gene encoding chlorophyll synthase ChlG, whose amino-acid sequence is MSSPTPDVPASESREARTRQMLGMKGADVQGASIWKIRLQLMKPITWIPLMWGVLCGAASSGDFTWSIENVFRSLLCMLMSGPLLTGYTQTINDYYDREIDAINEPYRPIPSGAISLKQVIAQIWILWLAGIAVAAILDVTAGHADFIMTKLALGGSLVAYIYSAPPLKLKQNGWLGNYALGASYIALPWWAGHALYGTLNWTVVAVTLFYSLAGLGIAVVNDFKSVEGDRELGLKSLPVMFGVQNAALISATAIDVFQIGIAVYLVTVGEQLLASLIVLLVIPQITFQDMYFLRDPLKNDVKYQASAQPFLVIGMLVAGIAMGHAGI